One genomic segment of Primulina tabacum isolate GXHZ01 chromosome 9, ASM2559414v2, whole genome shotgun sequence includes these proteins:
- the LOC142554978 gene encoding two-component response regulator ARR1-like isoform X1 — MNLVAKPMSFTSSSSPWKSNNGVSDQFPVGLRVLVVDDDPTCLRILEKMLRNCLYEVTKCNRAEIALQFLRDNKYGFDIVISDVHMPDMDGFKLLEHVGLEMDLPVIMMSADDSKNVVMKGVTHGACDYLIKPVRMEALKNIWQHVVRKKKNEWRDKDLEQSESAGDGTMQQKPSEDVEYSPSSNEGNWKSVKNRKEKDEEDGGEDRDEASTLKKPRVVWSVELHQQFVTAVNQLGIDKAVPKKILELMNVPGITRENVASHLQKYRLYLRRLSGALPHASGLGNAFMGDAAFGSISSLSGLDFQALAASDQLPNHSLVSLGRVAAKPAISVPLVDQRNIFSFENPKLRFLEGQQQQNNNGKPVNLLHGIPTNMDSKQLAALHQSAQARQNKSTPIIMSQAIPSGVLERNKMDVVHGPAYTSVDFSRTQRTESAANSFSLAIDSGISCLTSKGITQNEVNSETNGYRSVFLNHDIFNEQNVDRNQDWGLQNVASAFESAQLLKLQGFLNASSSVLIPPGFSSNQINKSAALVGSTSNIGQQINSSLANNSLVIKAEKLPEMGFQNVLFTEQLGQQDLMALYKQQQAGIEPLENEFGFEEYHLDNLIV, encoded by the exons atgaATCTTGTGGCGAAGCCCATGTCGTTTACGAGTTCAAGTTCTCCATGGAAGTCCAACAATGGCGTTTCAGACCAGTTTCCGGTTGGTCTTAGAGTACTTGTGGTAGACGATGACCCCACTTGTCTAAGGATCTTAGAGAAGATGCTTAGAAATTGCCTCTACGAag TTACCAAATGCAACCGAGCGGAGATTGCGTTACAGTTTCTTAGGGATAACAAATATGGCTTcgacattgttataagtgatGTCCACATGCCAGACATGGATGGTTTTAAACTTCTAGAGCATGTAGGACTCGAGATGGACTTGCCGGTCATAA TGATGTCGGCAGATGATAGCAAAAATGTTGTGATGAAGGGTGTGACTCATGGTGCTTGTGATTATCTCATTAAACCGGTTCGCATGGAGGCGTTGAAGAACATATGGCAGCATGTGGTTCGGAAGAAGAAGAACGAGTGGAGAGATAAGGATTTGGAACAATCGGAAAGTGCCGGAGATGGTACAATGCAGCAAAAGCCTTCGGAAGATGTTGAATATTCGCCTTCCTCTAATGAAGGGAATTGGAAAAGTGTCAAAAATAGGAAGGAGAAGGACGAGGAAGACGGAGGTGAAGATAGGGATGAAGCATCTACGTTGAAGAAACCTCGTGTTGTTTGGTCAGTGGAGCTTCATCAGCAATTTGTGACTGCTGTAAATCAGCTAGGAATCGACA AGGCTGTTCCAAAAAAAATCTTGGAATTGATGAATGTGCCTGGAATAACAAGAGAGAATGTTGCTAGCCATCTTCAG AAGTATCGTCTATATCTGAGAAGGCTGAGTGGTGCATTACCTCACGCTAGTGGACTTGGAAATGCTTTTATGGGAGATGCAGCATTTGGGTCGATATCCTCTCTCAGTGGCCTCGATTTTCAAGCTCTTGCTGCTTCGGATCAGCTCCCAAATCACAGTCTCGTTTCGCTTGGCAGGGTTGCAGCCAAGCCTGCCATATCTGTGCCCCTAGtcgatcaaagaaatattttcagcTTTGAAAATCCTAAGTTAAGGTTTTTGGAGGGACAGCAACAGCAAAACAATAATGGTAAACCAGTGAACTTACTTCATGGGATTCCTACTAACATGGATTCGAAGCAGCTTGCCGCTTTGCACCAATCTGCACAGGCGAGACAGAATAAATCAACACCGATCATCATGTCCCAGGCGATTCCTAGTGGTGTATTGGAGCGAAACAAAATGGACGTTGTTCATGGACCAGCATATACTTCTGTAGATTTCTCGAGGACTCAGAGGACGGAGTCAGCAGCGAACAGCTTTTCACTTGCGATTGATTCAGGAATCTCGTGCCTCACTTCGAAAGGGATTACCCAGAATGAGGTTAACTCAGAAACTAATGGATATAGAAGCGTTTTCCTAAATCATGACATTTTCAATGAGCAAAATGTTGACAGAAACCAAGATTGGGGATTGCAAAATGTCGCGTCTGCCTTTGAATCAGCACAACTTTTGAAATTACAAGGCTTCCTGAACGCTTCGTCATCGGTTCTAATTCCACCTGGATTTTCTTCCAACCAGATTAACAAGTCAGCCGCGCTAGTTGGAAGCACCTCAAATATCGGTCAGCAGATAAACTCATCTTTGGCTAATAATTCATTAGTAATTAAGGCCGAAAAGCTGCCTGAAATGGGCTTTCAGAATGTCCTTTTTACTGAACAGTTAGGCCAGCAGGATCTAATGGCACTTTACAAACAG CAGCAAGCAGGCATTGAACCGCTGGAAAACGAGTTTGGCTTCGAGGAATACCACTTGGATAATCTTATTGTGTAG
- the LOC142554978 gene encoding two-component response regulator ARR1-like isoform X2, with the protein MNLVAKPMSFTSSSSPWKSNNGVSDQFPVGLRVLVVDDDPTCLRILEKMLRNCLYEVTKCNRAEIALQFLRDNKYGFDIVISDVHMPDMDGFKLLEHVGLEMDLPVIMMSADDSKNVVMKGVTHGACDYLIKPVRMEALKNIWQHVVRKKKNEWRDKDLEQSESAGDGTMQQKPSEDVEYSPSSNEGNWKSVKNRKEKDEEDGGEDRDEASTLKKPRVVWSVELHQQFVTAVNQLGIDKAVPKKILELMNVPGITRENVASHLQKYRLYLRRLSGALPHASGLGNAFMGDAAFGSISSLSGLDFQALAASDQLPNHSLVSLGRVAAKPAISVPLVDQRNIFSFENPKLRFLEGQQQQNNNGKPVNLLHGIPTNMDSKQLAALHQSAQARQNKSTPIIMSQAIPSGVLERNKMDVVHGPAYTSVDFSRTQRTESAANSFSLAIDSGISCLTSKGITQNEVNSETNGYRSVFLNHDIFNEQNVDRNQDWGLQNVASAFESAQLLKLQGFLNASSSVLIPPGFSSNQINKSAALVGSTSNIGQQINSSLANNSLVIKAEKLPEMGFQNVLFTEQLGQQDLMALYKQQAGIEPLENEFGFEEYHLDNLIV; encoded by the exons atgaATCTTGTGGCGAAGCCCATGTCGTTTACGAGTTCAAGTTCTCCATGGAAGTCCAACAATGGCGTTTCAGACCAGTTTCCGGTTGGTCTTAGAGTACTTGTGGTAGACGATGACCCCACTTGTCTAAGGATCTTAGAGAAGATGCTTAGAAATTGCCTCTACGAag TTACCAAATGCAACCGAGCGGAGATTGCGTTACAGTTTCTTAGGGATAACAAATATGGCTTcgacattgttataagtgatGTCCACATGCCAGACATGGATGGTTTTAAACTTCTAGAGCATGTAGGACTCGAGATGGACTTGCCGGTCATAA TGATGTCGGCAGATGATAGCAAAAATGTTGTGATGAAGGGTGTGACTCATGGTGCTTGTGATTATCTCATTAAACCGGTTCGCATGGAGGCGTTGAAGAACATATGGCAGCATGTGGTTCGGAAGAAGAAGAACGAGTGGAGAGATAAGGATTTGGAACAATCGGAAAGTGCCGGAGATGGTACAATGCAGCAAAAGCCTTCGGAAGATGTTGAATATTCGCCTTCCTCTAATGAAGGGAATTGGAAAAGTGTCAAAAATAGGAAGGAGAAGGACGAGGAAGACGGAGGTGAAGATAGGGATGAAGCATCTACGTTGAAGAAACCTCGTGTTGTTTGGTCAGTGGAGCTTCATCAGCAATTTGTGACTGCTGTAAATCAGCTAGGAATCGACA AGGCTGTTCCAAAAAAAATCTTGGAATTGATGAATGTGCCTGGAATAACAAGAGAGAATGTTGCTAGCCATCTTCAG AAGTATCGTCTATATCTGAGAAGGCTGAGTGGTGCATTACCTCACGCTAGTGGACTTGGAAATGCTTTTATGGGAGATGCAGCATTTGGGTCGATATCCTCTCTCAGTGGCCTCGATTTTCAAGCTCTTGCTGCTTCGGATCAGCTCCCAAATCACAGTCTCGTTTCGCTTGGCAGGGTTGCAGCCAAGCCTGCCATATCTGTGCCCCTAGtcgatcaaagaaatattttcagcTTTGAAAATCCTAAGTTAAGGTTTTTGGAGGGACAGCAACAGCAAAACAATAATGGTAAACCAGTGAACTTACTTCATGGGATTCCTACTAACATGGATTCGAAGCAGCTTGCCGCTTTGCACCAATCTGCACAGGCGAGACAGAATAAATCAACACCGATCATCATGTCCCAGGCGATTCCTAGTGGTGTATTGGAGCGAAACAAAATGGACGTTGTTCATGGACCAGCATATACTTCTGTAGATTTCTCGAGGACTCAGAGGACGGAGTCAGCAGCGAACAGCTTTTCACTTGCGATTGATTCAGGAATCTCGTGCCTCACTTCGAAAGGGATTACCCAGAATGAGGTTAACTCAGAAACTAATGGATATAGAAGCGTTTTCCTAAATCATGACATTTTCAATGAGCAAAATGTTGACAGAAACCAAGATTGGGGATTGCAAAATGTCGCGTCTGCCTTTGAATCAGCACAACTTTTGAAATTACAAGGCTTCCTGAACGCTTCGTCATCGGTTCTAATTCCACCTGGATTTTCTTCCAACCAGATTAACAAGTCAGCCGCGCTAGTTGGAAGCACCTCAAATATCGGTCAGCAGATAAACTCATCTTTGGCTAATAATTCATTAGTAATTAAGGCCGAAAAGCTGCCTGAAATGGGCTTTCAGAATGTCCTTTTTACTGAACAGTTAGGCCAGCAGGATCTAATGGCACTTTACAAACAG CAAGCAGGCATTGAACCGCTGGAAAACGAGTTTGGCTTCGAGGAATACCACTTGGATAATCTTATTGTGTAG